A genomic stretch from Hemibagrus wyckioides isolate EC202008001 linkage group LG18, SWU_Hwy_1.0, whole genome shotgun sequence includes:
- the LOC131369607 gene encoding GTPase IMAP family member 4-like isoform X1, with product MRRRWHSTEAQEDESRFSGESSLSEVRLSTDLSQQCRFILLGGDETAKNDACHFILRTPQSQQFQRSNPHSCEKKENCVQGRHVCVVKTPSYWLEHLSTCWFISSGVKTIQNEMKHCISLVFPGPHAFLLVVRAGHDVQTERYLLQAIRSVFGSEAENFSMLLFVKRPEERNSQYNMSPSVLNFGQYHLLENTDESAQVLFRKVEKMISQKSSKFFIPSAYEHFMKINFEQWEKERIDLLSESSDKVNELSKELEEMKRMQDRQQEADHATGINLIDWGSNDFVHPDL from the exons CAGGTGAATCATCCTTATCTGAAGTTAGACTTTCAACAGACCTCAGCCAGCAGTGCAGATTTATACTGCTCGGAGGGGATGAAACTGCAAAGAATGATGCATGTCACTTCATACTTAGGACTCCACAGTCCCAGCAGTTCCAACGGTCAAATCCTCATAGTTGTGAGAAGAAGGAGAACTGTGTTCAAGGAAGACACGTCTGTGTGGTAAAAACTCCGTCTTATTGGTTGGAACACTTGAGTACTTGCTGGTTTATTTCCAGTGGAGTCAAAACAATCCAAAACGAAATGAAGCACTGTATATCTCTGGTGTTCCCTGGACCTCATGCCTTTCTTTTAGTAGTCCGAGCTGGACATGACGTACAAACAGAGCGTTACCTTTTACAGGCAATTCGTTCAGTATTTGGCAGCGAGGCTGAAAACTTCAGTATGCTGCTGTTCGTTAAAAGACCTGAGGAAAGAAATTCGCAATATAACATGAGCCCATCTGTTTTAAATTTTGGTCAGTATCACCTCTTAGAGAACACTGATGAGAGTGCTCAAGTACTGTTCAGGAAAGTCGAGAAGATGATAAGTCAAAAAAGCAGCAAGTTTTTTATTCCATCAGCATATGAACACTTTATGAAGATTAATTTTGAACaatgggaaaaagaaagaattgacCTGTTGTCTGAGTCCAGTGACAAGGTAAATGAGCTAAGTAAGGAACtagaagaaatgaaaagaatgcAGGACAGACAGCAAGAGGCTGACCATGCTACTGGAATCAATCTGATAGACTGGGGGAGCAATGACTTTGTACATCCAGACT taTAA
- the LOC131369607 gene encoding GTPase IMAP family member 4-like isoform X2, with amino-acid sequence MRRRWHSTEAQEDESRFCESSLSEVRLSTDLSQQCRFILLGGDETAKNDACHFILRTPQSQQFQRSNPHSCEKKENCVQGRHVCVVKTPSYWLEHLSTCWFISSGVKTIQNEMKHCISLVFPGPHAFLLVVRAGHDVQTERYLLQAIRSVFGSEAENFSMLLFVKRPEERNSQYNMSPSVLNFGQYHLLENTDESAQVLFRKVEKMISQKSSKFFIPSAYEHFMKINFEQWEKERIDLLSESSDKVNELSKELEEMKRMQDRQQEADHATGINLIDWGSNDFVHPDL; translated from the exons GTGAATCATCCTTATCTGAAGTTAGACTTTCAACAGACCTCAGCCAGCAGTGCAGATTTATACTGCTCGGAGGGGATGAAACTGCAAAGAATGATGCATGTCACTTCATACTTAGGACTCCACAGTCCCAGCAGTTCCAACGGTCAAATCCTCATAGTTGTGAGAAGAAGGAGAACTGTGTTCAAGGAAGACACGTCTGTGTGGTAAAAACTCCGTCTTATTGGTTGGAACACTTGAGTACTTGCTGGTTTATTTCCAGTGGAGTCAAAACAATCCAAAACGAAATGAAGCACTGTATATCTCTGGTGTTCCCTGGACCTCATGCCTTTCTTTTAGTAGTCCGAGCTGGACATGACGTACAAACAGAGCGTTACCTTTTACAGGCAATTCGTTCAGTATTTGGCAGCGAGGCTGAAAACTTCAGTATGCTGCTGTTCGTTAAAAGACCTGAGGAAAGAAATTCGCAATATAACATGAGCCCATCTGTTTTAAATTTTGGTCAGTATCACCTCTTAGAGAACACTGATGAGAGTGCTCAAGTACTGTTCAGGAAAGTCGAGAAGATGATAAGTCAAAAAAGCAGCAAGTTTTTTATTCCATCAGCATATGAACACTTTATGAAGATTAATTTTGAACaatgggaaaaagaaagaattgacCTGTTGTCTGAGTCCAGTGACAAGGTAAATGAGCTAAGTAAGGAACtagaagaaatgaaaagaatgcAGGACAGACAGCAAGAGGCTGACCATGCTACTGGAATCAATCTGATAGACTGGGGGAGCAATGACTTTGTACATCCAGACT taTAA